In Gammaproteobacteria bacterium, a single genomic region encodes these proteins:
- a CDS encoding DUF3325 family protein, producing MPEALLLAAAFVCNALGLAWLALAMQAHWQQVAGQRALPSRPAVTMRVLGAAGLIASLALCLLADHASMASLVWIMALAAAALMVAFTLAWRPRTLAPLVACLVVARSPQL from the coding sequence ATGCCTGAGGCACTGCTGCTCGCCGCTGCATTCGTGTGCAATGCACTCGGTCTGGCCTGGCTGGCGCTCGCCATGCAGGCCCATTGGCAGCAGGTCGCCGGCCAGCGTGCCTTGCCGTCGCGCCCGGCGGTGACGATGCGCGTGCTGGGCGCGGCGGGACTGATCGCGTCATTGGCCTTGTGCCTGCTTGCGGACCACGCCTCGATGGCGTCCCTGGTGTGGATCATGGCCCTCGCCGCGGCGGCCCTGATGGTCGCATTCACGCTTGCCTGGCGCCCGCGTACGCTCGCGCCGCTGGTGGCATGCCTCGTCGTCGCCAGGTCACCGCAACTGTAA
- the rimP gene encoding ribosome maturation factor RimP: MGLEITARLRQLLEPAVALHGCELVAVEYVPQGNNQTLRVYIDKQDGVTVHDCERVSHQISGVLDVEDPIAGHYMLEVSSPGLDRPLSAPRDFERFRGSEIRLRLHAPLNGQRNFKGLLMGLRGEQVVLEVDGREIELPLRDVDRARLVPDI, from the coding sequence ATGGGCTTGGAAATTACCGCGCGATTGCGGCAGCTGCTGGAGCCGGCGGTGGCGCTGCACGGCTGCGAGCTGGTTGCCGTGGAGTATGTACCGCAGGGCAACAACCAGACGCTGCGCGTGTACATAGACAAGCAGGACGGCGTCACGGTGCACGACTGCGAGCGGGTCAGCCACCAGATCAGCGGTGTGCTCGATGTGGAAGATCCCATCGCGGGGCATTACATGCTGGAGGTGTCGTCGCCGGGGCTGGATCGGCCGCTGAGCGCACCGCGCGATTTCGAGCGGTTTCGCGGCAGTGAGATACGGCTGCGCCTGCACGCGCCGCTGAACGGGCAGCGTAATTTCAAGGGTCTGTTGATGGGTTTGCGCGGTGAGCAGGTGGTGCTGGAGGTCGACGGCCGGGAAATAGAACTCCCCTTGCGGGATGTCGACCGGGCGCGCCTGGTTCCCGACATCTGA
- a CDS encoding CYTH domain-containing protein, whose translation MAQEIERKFLVTSDAWRGEATASARYRQGYLSDGGRCSVRVRVSGADAYLNIKSATLDIVRTEYEYPIPVADAEEMLEHLCSGLLVEKTRHFVDYGGFVWEIDVFEGVNRGLVIAEIELDHEHAEFPRPPWAGAEVSDDPRYYNVYLARTPYTRW comes from the coding sequence ATGGCACAGGAGATAGAGCGTAAATTCCTCGTCACCAGCGACGCCTGGCGCGGTGAGGCCACCGCGAGCGCGCGTTACCGCCAGGGCTACCTGTCCGACGGTGGCCGGTGTTCGGTGCGCGTGCGCGTGTCCGGAGCCGACGCCTATCTCAACATCAAGAGCGCCACCCTCGATATCGTGCGCACCGAGTACGAATACCCGATCCCGGTGGCCGATGCGGAGGAAATGCTGGAACACCTGTGCAGCGGTCTGCTGGTCGAGAAGACGCGCCATTTCGTCGACTACGGCGGTTTCGTGTGGGAGATCGATGTGTTCGAGGGGGTGAACCGGGGGCTGGTCATCGCCGAGATCGAACTGGACCACGAGCACGCCGAATTTCCACGCCCGCCGTGGGCGGGGGCGGAGGTGTCGGACGATCCGCGTTATTACAATGTCTACCTGGCGCGGACACCCTATACGCGATGGTGA
- the nusA gene encoding transcription termination/antitermination protein NusA has protein sequence MSKEILMVVDAVSNERGIGKDVIVSAIESALAAATKKRYGGEIDVRVSINRDTGDYETFRRWQVVEDAVVMENPDAQTRLEDALDVNPAIQVGEFIEEPIESMAFGRIAAQTAKQVIIQKVREAERAHVVEQYHGRVGELLTGVVKRVDRGNIVIDVGSNAEAQLSREDIIPRESVRPGDRLRVYLKAVRPESRGPQLHVSRTAPELLIELFKLEVPEVGEGLIEIVSAARDPGSRAKIAVKTHDERIDPVGACVGMRGSRVQSVSNELAGERIDIILWDNNPAQFVINAMSPAEVESIVVDEESGSMDLAVKEEHLSQAIGRGGQNVRLASQLTGWELNIMTEQQAEEKSEAESNVLKQLFMEQLDVDEEIASIFVQEGFSSIEEIAYVPTKELTEIEEFDENIVHELRERARDVLLTRAIASEEATDGQEPAQDLLDLEGMDAELAHKLAAKGILTQEDLAEQAVDDLLEIEGVEEEQARTLIMTARAPWFAAEQQH, from the coding sequence ATGAGCAAAGAAATATTGATGGTCGTCGACGCGGTGTCCAACGAGCGCGGCATCGGCAAGGATGTGATCGTGAGCGCGATCGAATCCGCGCTGGCTGCCGCGACCAAGAAGCGCTATGGCGGCGAGATCGACGTGCGGGTATCCATCAACCGCGACACCGGCGATTACGAGACCTTCCGCCGCTGGCAGGTGGTGGAGGACGCGGTCGTGATGGAGAATCCGGACGCGCAGACCCGGCTGGAGGATGCGCTGGACGTCAATCCCGCGATCCAGGTCGGCGAGTTCATCGAGGAGCCGATCGAGTCCATGGCGTTCGGCCGCATCGCCGCCCAGACCGCCAAGCAGGTCATCATCCAGAAGGTGCGCGAGGCCGAGCGCGCCCATGTCGTCGAGCAGTATCACGGGCGCGTGGGCGAGCTGCTTACCGGCGTGGTGAAGCGCGTCGACCGCGGCAACATCGTCATCGACGTCGGCAGCAACGCCGAGGCGCAGCTGTCCCGCGAGGACATCATCCCGCGCGAATCCGTCCGGCCGGGCGACCGGCTGCGGGTGTATCTGAAGGCGGTGCGCCCCGAGTCGCGCGGTCCGCAGCTGCACGTCAGCCGCACCGCGCCGGAACTCCTCATCGAGCTGTTCAAGCTCGAGGTCCCCGAGGTGGGCGAGGGGCTGATCGAGATCGTAAGCGCGGCGCGCGACCCGGGTTCGCGCGCGAAGATCGCGGTCAAAACCCACGATGAACGCATCGATCCGGTGGGCGCCTGCGTTGGCATGCGTGGTTCGCGTGTGCAGAGCGTCTCCAACGAGCTGGCCGGGGAGCGCATCGACATCATCCTGTGGGACAACAATCCGGCCCAGTTCGTAATCAACGCGATGTCACCGGCCGAGGTCGAATCGATCGTGGTCGACGAGGAATCGGGCAGCATGGACCTGGCAGTCAAGGAGGAACACCTGTCGCAGGCGATCGGCCGCGGCGGCCAGAACGTGCGGCTGGCCAGCCAGCTTACCGGCTGGGAACTCAACATCATGACCGAGCAGCAGGCCGAGGAGAAGAGCGAGGCGGAGTCGAACGTACTCAAGCAGCTGTTCATGGAGCAACTGGATGTCGATGAGGAGATTGCCTCGATATTCGTGCAGGAGGGATTCTCGAGCATCGAGGAGATCGCCTACGTGCCCACCAAGGAACTGACGGAGATCGAGGAGTTCGACGAGAATATCGTGCATGAGCTGCGCGAACGTGCGCGCGATGTGCTGCTGACGCGCGCCATCGCGAGCGAGGAGGCGACGGACGGTCAGGAGCCAGCGCAGGACCTGCTTGATCTGGAAGGCATGGACGCCGAGCTCGCGCATAAACTGGCTGCGAAGGGTATCCTGACCCAGGAGGATCTGGCCGAGCAGGCAGTCGACGACCTGCTCGAGATAGAAGGTGTCGAAGAGGAACAGGCCCGCACGCTGATAATGACCGCGCGCGCACCCTGGTTCGCCGCAGAGCAGCAGCATTAA
- the rpsO gene encoding 30S ribosomal protein S15, with amino-acid sequence MGLDAQAKSDVVKKYQRFAGDTGSPEVQVALLSARTDQLSDHFNEHKHDHHSRQGLLKMVSARRKLLDYLRASDTTRYQDLIASLGLRK; translated from the coding sequence ATGGGATTAGACGCTCAAGCTAAATCAGACGTGGTAAAGAAGTATCAGCGCTTCGCCGGTGATACCGGTTCGCCCGAGGTGCAGGTGGCGCTGCTGTCGGCGCGCACCGATCAGCTGTCCGATCACTTCAATGAACACAAGCACGATCACCATTCGCGTCAGGGTCTCCTGAAGATGGTGAGCGCGCGCCGGAAGCTGCTCGATTATCTGCGTGCCAGCGACACGACGCGCTATCAGGACCTGATCGCCAGCCTTGGCCTGCGCAAGTAA
- the rbfA gene encoding 30S ribosome-binding factor RbfA has product MSKEYSRTLRIGEQIQRELAVLIQQEVKDPRLGMVTVAHVKMSQDLSHAKVYVTVLGGEHSSAGETLKALNRAAAFLRHELGRRVILRIVPQLHFVYDESQEDGARLVSLINASVAADKKKREADRDGAAAGWGA; this is encoded by the coding sequence ATGTCGAAAGAATACAGCCGCACATTGCGCATCGGCGAGCAGATCCAGCGCGAGCTTGCCGTGCTGATCCAGCAGGAGGTGAAGGATCCCCGCCTCGGCATGGTGACAGTGGCGCACGTCAAGATGTCCCAGGATCTGTCCCATGCCAAGGTGTACGTGACCGTGCTCGGCGGTGAGCACAGTTCAGCGGGAGAGACCCTCAAGGCGCTCAATCGCGCCGCGGCGTTCCTGCGCCACGAGCTCGGCCGGCGCGTGATCCTGCGCATCGTGCCGCAGCTGCACTTCGTTTACGACGAGTCCCAGGAAGACGGGGCCCGCCTGGTTTCGCTGATCAATGCCTCCGTGGCAGCCGACAAAAAGAAAAGGGAGGCTGACCGGGATGGCGCGGCGGCGGGATGGGGAGCGTGA
- the pnp gene encoding polyribonucleotide nucleotidyltransferase: MTPVKKTFQYGDHTVVMETGEIARQATGAVMISMGDTVVLVTAVGQKVAVEGRDFFPLTVNYQERTYSAGKIPGGFFKREGRPTEKETLTSRLIDRPLRPLFPKGFTNEVQVIATVVSLDKEIDPDIPSIIGASAALALSGLPFNGPIGAARVGYRNGSFLLNPTFSQLAESQLDLVVAGTENAVLMVESDARELPETVMLDAVLFGHQQQQTVIRAIRELAAEAGAQPWNWQAPEEDRDLHARVQAECATDIAAAYQIQEKQARQARLSEIRAAVIGRLAGTDESGWSEDAVKGAVGKIEKKTVRERILAGQPRIDGRDTRTVRPISIRVGLLPRAHGSALFTRGETQALVVTTLGTGRDAQIIDAIEGERKEPFMFHYNFPPYCVGETGMVGSPKRREIGHGRLAKRGVAAVLPDMDSFPYVIRVVSEITESNGSSSMASVCGSSLALMDAGIPVKAPVAGIAMGLIKDGERSAVLTDILGDEDHLGDMDFKVAGTANGVTALQMDIKIDGITRDIMQVALAQAREGRLHILEQMNRVIARPREDISQHAPRIITIKINPDRIRDVIGKGGATIRALTEETGTSIDITDDGTVKIASVDQTASDEVVRRIRQLTADVEVGSIYEGRVSKLMDFGAFVTILPGKDGLVHISQISNERVDNVSDKLSEGKIVKVKVLEIDKQGRIRLSMKEVENG, from the coding sequence GTGACCCCTGTTAAAAAGACATTTCAATACGGCGACCACACGGTCGTCATGGAGACCGGCGAGATAGCGCGACAGGCGACCGGCGCCGTAATGATCAGCATGGGCGATACCGTCGTGCTGGTGACCGCAGTCGGCCAGAAGGTGGCTGTGGAGGGGAGGGACTTCTTCCCGCTCACCGTGAACTACCAGGAGCGAACGTACTCCGCCGGCAAGATACCGGGCGGATTCTTCAAACGCGAGGGCCGCCCCACCGAGAAGGAAACCCTCACCTCCCGCCTGATCGACCGCCCGCTGCGCCCGCTGTTCCCCAAGGGATTCACCAACGAAGTACAGGTCATCGCCACCGTGGTGTCTCTGGACAAGGAGATCGATCCGGATATTCCGTCCATCATCGGCGCCTCAGCGGCGCTCGCCCTGTCAGGTCTGCCCTTCAACGGACCGATCGGCGCGGCACGCGTCGGTTACCGGAATGGCAGCTTCCTGCTCAACCCGACCTTTTCCCAGCTGGCCGAATCGCAGCTCGACCTGGTCGTCGCGGGAACGGAGAACGCGGTACTGATGGTGGAGTCCGACGCGCGCGAACTGCCGGAAACGGTCATGCTGGACGCGGTGCTGTTCGGCCACCAGCAGCAGCAGACGGTGATCCGCGCCATCCGCGAGCTGGCGGCTGAGGCGGGCGCGCAGCCGTGGAACTGGCAGGCGCCGGAGGAAGACCGCGACCTGCACGCACGCGTGCAGGCGGAGTGCGCGACGGATATCGCCGCGGCGTACCAGATCCAGGAAAAGCAGGCGCGCCAGGCGCGGCTGTCTGAAATCCGCGCCGCCGTCATAGGCCGGCTGGCCGGCACCGACGAATCCGGCTGGTCCGAGGACGCGGTCAAGGGCGCCGTCGGCAAGATCGAGAAGAAGACCGTACGCGAACGCATCCTGGCGGGACAGCCGCGCATCGACGGGCGCGATACGCGCACCGTGCGGCCGATCTCCATCCGCGTCGGACTGCTGCCGCGCGCGCACGGCTCGGCCCTGTTCACCCGCGGCGAGACCCAGGCGCTGGTGGTAACCACGCTCGGCACCGGACGCGACGCGCAGATCATCGACGCGATCGAGGGCGAGCGCAAGGAACCCTTCATGTTCCACTACAACTTCCCTCCCTATTGCGTCGGCGAAACCGGCATGGTGGGCTCGCCGAAACGGCGTGAAATCGGCCATGGCCGACTGGCCAAGCGCGGCGTCGCCGCGGTGCTGCCGGACATGGACAGCTTCCCCTATGTGATCCGTGTGGTGTCCGAGATCACCGAATCGAACGGTTCCAGCTCGATGGCGAGCGTATGCGGCAGCAGCCTGGCGCTGATGGACGCCGGCATCCCGGTCAAGGCGCCGGTCGCCGGCATCGCGATGGGCCTGATCAAGGACGGCGAGCGCAGCGCCGTGCTGACCGACATCCTGGGCGACGAGGACCACCTCGGCGACATGGACTTCAAGGTGGCCGGCACCGCCAACGGCGTCACCGCCCTGCAGATGGACATCAAGATCGACGGCATCACCCGCGACATCATGCAGGTGGCGCTGGCGCAGGCGCGCGAAGGCCGCCTGCACATCCTGGAACAGATGAACCGCGTCATCGCCAGGCCGCGCGAGGACATCTCGCAGCACGCCCCGCGCATCATCACCATCAAGATCAACCCGGACCGTATCCGTGACGTCATCGGCAAGGGCGGCGCCACCATCCGCGCGCTGACCGAGGAGACCGGCACCAGCATCGACATCACCGACGACGGCACGGTCAAGATCGCCTCCGTCGACCAGACCGCCAGCGACGAGGTGGTGCGGCGCATCCGCCAGCTCACGGCGGACGTCGAGGTCGGCAGCATCTACGAGGGCCGCGTGTCGAAACTGATGGACTTCGGCGCCTTCGTCACCATCTTGCCGGGCAAGGACGGACTGGTGCACATCTCGCAGATCTCCAACGAGCGCGTCGACAATGTCAGCGACAAGTTGTCCGAGGGCAAGATCGTCAAGGTCAAGGTGCTCGAAATCGACAAGCAGGGCCGCATCCGCCTCAGCATGAAGGAAGTGGAGAACGGCTGA
- the cysM gene encoding cysteine synthase CysM, giving the protein MNVSYPTIEDFVGNTPLVRLQRLPGQTGSTVLLKLEGNNPAGSVKDRPALSMIRYAERDGRIKPGDTLIEPTSGNTGIALAMAAAIRGYRMILVMPEHMSLERRALMHAYGAEIILTPQAGSMEAAIDLARRMVAEGKGVMLDQFSNPDNPRAHYETTGPEIWRDTHGKITHFVSSMGTTGTIMGTSRYLKEMNPAVQIVGVQPGEGACIPGIRRWPAEYLPKIYEPARVDRIVDVGQQEAEDTARALAAREGIFVGISSGGAVAAALRLLGEIEHGVIVAIACDRGDRYLSTNVFGEDASR; this is encoded by the coding sequence ATGAACGTTTCCTATCCGACGATCGAGGACTTTGTCGGCAACACCCCGCTCGTCCGTCTGCAGCGGCTGCCGGGGCAGACCGGCAGCACCGTACTGCTCAAGCTCGAGGGCAACAACCCGGCCGGCTCGGTCAAGGACCGGCCGGCGCTGAGCATGATCCGCTATGCCGAGCGGGACGGGCGCATCAAGCCGGGCGACACCCTGATCGAGCCCACGAGCGGCAACACCGGCATCGCGCTGGCGATGGCGGCGGCGATCCGCGGCTACCGCATGATCCTGGTCATGCCCGAACACATGAGTCTCGAGCGCCGCGCGCTGATGCATGCCTACGGCGCCGAGATCATCCTGACGCCGCAGGCGGGCAGCATGGAGGCGGCGATCGACCTCGCCCGCCGGATGGTCGCCGAAGGGAAGGGGGTGATGCTGGACCAGTTCTCCAATCCCGACAACCCGCGCGCGCATTACGAGACCACCGGGCCGGAGATCTGGCGCGACACGCACGGCAAGATCACCCACTTCGTCAGCTCCATGGGCACCACCGGCACCATCATGGGGACCTCGCGCTACCTCAAGGAGATGAATCCGGCGGTGCAGATCGTCGGCGTGCAGCCGGGCGAGGGCGCCTGCATCCCGGGCATCCGGCGCTGGCCGGCCGAATACCTGCCGAAGATCTACGAACCCGCGCGCGTCGACCGCATCGTCGACGTCGGCCAGCAGGAGGCCGAGGACACCGCGCGCGCGCTGGCGGCGCGCGAGGGCATATTCGTCGGCATCTCCTCCGGCGGGGCCGTGGCCGCCGCGCTCAGGCTGCTCGGCGAGATCGAGCACGGCGTCATCGTCGCCATCGCCTGCGACCGCGGCGACCGCTACCTGTCCACCAATGTCTTCGGGGAGGACGCATCCCGATGA
- the truB gene encoding tRNA pseudouridine(55) synthase TruB has translation MARRRDGERDISGILLLDKPAGVTSNAALQAVKRLFRARKAGHTGSLDPLATGLLPVCLGEATKLSGYLLDADKRYRAEIRLGITTTTGDAEGDPLLVREIGAVDRARVEAAAARFTGAIEQIPPMHSALKRNGVPLYKLARQGVEVEREPRSVTIHSLNVVRVDADRVEIDVHCSKGTYIRVLAEDIGEALGCGAHVSALHRTGVGGFDSRRMVALETLRGLSEHGTEALDALLVSMEDALMHWPEVRLAPDVAFFLRRGQAVLVPHAPAHGMVRIYTREDRFLGVGHILEDGRVAPKRLVNG, from the coding sequence ATGGCGCGGCGGCGGGATGGGGAGCGTGACATCAGCGGCATCCTGCTGCTGGACAAGCCGGCCGGAGTGACCTCGAACGCAGCCCTGCAGGCGGTCAAGCGCCTGTTCCGGGCGCGCAAGGCAGGTCATACCGGCAGTCTCGATCCCCTCGCCACCGGACTGCTGCCGGTCTGCCTGGGGGAGGCGACCAAGCTGTCCGGCTACCTCCTCGACGCGGACAAGCGGTATCGTGCCGAGATCCGCCTGGGCATCACGACCACCACGGGGGATGCGGAGGGCGACCCGCTGCTCGTGCGCGAGATCGGAGCCGTGGACCGCGCCCGCGTGGAGGCGGCGGCGGCGCGGTTCACCGGCGCGATCGAGCAGATTCCGCCGATGCACTCGGCGCTCAAGCGGAACGGCGTTCCCCTGTACAAGCTGGCCCGGCAGGGGGTCGAGGTCGAGCGCGAGCCGCGTTCCGTGACCATCCATTCGCTCAATGTGGTGCGCGTCGATGCGGACCGGGTCGAGATCGACGTGCACTGCTCGAAGGGTACCTATATCCGCGTGCTCGCCGAGGATATTGGCGAGGCGCTCGGCTGCGGCGCCCATGTCAGCGCACTGCACCGGACCGGGGTGGGTGGCTTCGATTCCCGCCGGATGGTCGCCCTGGAGACCTTGCGCGGTCTCTCAGAACACGGGACGGAGGCCCTGGATGCGCTGCTGGTGTCGATGGAGGACGCCCTCATGCACTGGCCGGAAGTCAGGCTCGCCCCGGATGTGGCCTTTTTCCTCCGGCGCGGTCAGGCGGTGCTCGTTCCCCACGCGCCGGCGCACGGTATGGTGCGTATTTATACGCGGGAGGATCGTTTCCTCGGCGTCGGACACATCCTGGAGGACGGCCGGGTGGCGCCGAAACGGCTGGTAAACGGTTGA
- a CDS encoding 3'-5' exonuclease — protein sequence MNVLVFDIETVPDVVSGRRLYGLDGLDDAEVANVMFHKRRQETGENEFLRLHLQRIVAISAVVRSGDLLKVWSLGDPDAPEDELVRRFFDGIEKFTPNLVSWNGSGFDLPVLHYRAMLHGIPAPRYWETGDEDSAFRWNNYLSRFHWRHIDLMDVLAGYQPRAAAPLHEIATMLGFPGKLGMDGSKVWGSYLAGDIAGIRNYCETDVLNTFLVYLRFEVMRGRMARAQNEEECRLLRDYLAREARPHFAEFLAAWRD from the coding sequence CTGAATGTCCTCGTCTTCGATATCGAGACCGTGCCGGACGTTGTCTCCGGGCGCCGGCTCTACGGGCTGGACGGCCTCGACGACGCCGAGGTCGCCAACGTCATGTTCCACAAGCGCCGCCAGGAGACCGGCGAGAACGAATTCCTGCGTCTGCATCTGCAGCGCATCGTGGCGATCTCCGCCGTCGTGCGCTCCGGCGACCTGCTCAAGGTGTGGTCGCTCGGCGATCCCGATGCCCCGGAGGACGAACTGGTGCGGCGCTTCTTCGACGGGATCGAGAAGTTCACCCCGAACCTGGTGTCGTGGAACGGCTCGGGTTTCGACCTGCCGGTGCTGCATTACCGCGCCATGCTGCACGGCATACCCGCGCCGCGCTACTGGGAGACCGGCGACGAGGACAGCGCCTTCCGCTGGAACAACTACCTCAGCCGTTTCCACTGGCGCCACATCGACCTGATGGACGTGCTGGCGGGCTACCAGCCGCGCGCCGCGGCGCCGCTGCACGAGATCGCCACGATGCTCGGCTTTCCCGGCAAGCTCGGCATGGACGGCTCCAAGGTATGGGGCAGCTACCTCGCGGGCGATATCGCGGGGATCCGCAACTACTGCGAGACCGACGTCCTGAACACCTTTCTCGTTTATCTGCGTTTCGAGGTCATGCGTGGACGCATGGCGCGCGCGCAGAACGAGGAGGAATGCCGACTGTTGCGCGATTACCTGGCGCGGGAGGCCCGCCCGCATTTCGCCGAATTCCTTGCCGCCTGGCGCGACTGA
- a CDS encoding iron uptake protein encodes MATETLAVPRLVFLRIAASLLGGYVFTWGFAAMGIALLPAFGVSFNDAYSLTMMLAFLVFLTVFCWSFAAEGIVQVWALLTGVGALMTGSAWTISRFLI; translated from the coding sequence ATGGCCACCGAGACACTCGCCGTTCCACGCCTCGTTTTCTTGCGCATCGCCGCCAGCCTGCTCGGCGGATATGTATTCACCTGGGGATTTGCTGCGATGGGTATTGCCCTGTTGCCCGCCTTTGGTGTGTCGTTCAATGACGCGTACAGCCTGACGATGATGCTCGCGTTTCTCGTCTTTCTGACCGTATTCTGCTGGTCATTCGCCGCGGAAGGCATCGTGCAGGTATGGGCACTTCTGACCGGCGTGGGTGCTCTGATGACCGGCTCGGCATGGACCATATCGCGATTTCTGATTTGA
- a CDS encoding PepSY domain-containing protein produces MFPSFRLSMAWLHTWFGLVLGFVLMAAFFFGALSVFDREIDRWAIPETRFAPQAMPSYDKVLAPVFRDLKPHPDDMEATAERVIGDLPRPDTLKLSSLWAYTTHRDPVLALGGEFPIPNKPKDASDEHQHVHGWATIDPRDGRMLRDDQLNIGTDFFYPLHYSLHLHWKDLGYWIIGLAALMMLAALVSGVVIHRRIFRELFTFRPKKQPRRSVLDLHNLTGVVALPFHFFFALTGLIIFAGIYFPVTETMLKPMAQAHQQAEAAAKGLAFEPSGTPAALASVDAMVDEARRRWAAREMPGDVGYLEINHLGDASSYVSIYRAGSDRVTLVGQGVHFEGPTGRVIYEEPPATVVTGINDFLAGLHLQHFEHWLLRWFYLLGGLAGCVCIATGFIFFVEKHKRQHAGQGISGSRWVDALAVTTVTGMLVATLSILVANRLLPADLAHRGDWEERIFWFAWLAALAHAYWRTAPVLQACIAPAWAEQCWAVAGLAVLAVLLNWITTGDHLLRTIGEGYWPVAGFDLAMLVSAGLAVMAALRLRRRARATGTAAEQGDIVSDREDMLPEADHA; encoded by the coding sequence ATGTTCCCGTCCTTCCGTCTCTCGATGGCGTGGCTGCATACCTGGTTCGGCCTGGTGCTGGGGTTCGTGCTGATGGCGGCCTTCTTCTTCGGGGCACTGTCGGTGTTCGACCGCGAGATCGACCGCTGGGCCATCCCCGAGACGCGCTTCGCACCGCAGGCGATGCCGTCGTACGACAAAGTGCTGGCGCCGGTGTTCCGCGATCTCAAGCCTCATCCGGACGACATGGAGGCCACCGCCGAGCGTGTGATCGGCGATCTCCCGCGCCCTGATACACTCAAGCTGTCGTCGTTGTGGGCCTACACCACGCACCGCGATCCGGTGCTGGCCCTCGGTGGCGAGTTTCCGATCCCCAACAAGCCCAAGGATGCATCCGACGAGCACCAGCATGTGCATGGCTGGGCGACCATCGACCCGCGCGACGGCAGGATGCTGCGCGACGACCAGCTCAACATCGGCACCGACTTCTTCTATCCGTTGCACTACAGCCTGCATCTTCACTGGAAGGACCTCGGCTATTGGATCATCGGCCTGGCGGCCCTGATGATGCTGGCGGCGCTGGTCAGCGGCGTGGTGATCCACCGCAGGATTTTCCGCGAACTGTTCACCTTCCGGCCGAAAAAGCAGCCCCGGCGCAGTGTGCTGGACCTGCACAACCTGACCGGGGTGGTGGCCTTGCCGTTCCACTTCTTTTTCGCGTTGACCGGACTGATCATTTTTGCCGGCATATACTTCCCGGTGACCGAGACCATGCTGAAACCCATGGCGCAGGCACATCAGCAGGCCGAGGCGGCAGCTAAGGGACTGGCCTTCGAACCATCCGGAACGCCGGCGGCACTGGCATCGGTGGACGCGATGGTGGACGAGGCCAGGCGACGCTGGGCCGCGCGCGAAATGCCCGGCGACGTGGGCTACCTGGAGATCAATCACCTCGGGGATGCGAGCAGCTACGTCAGCATCTACCGCGCCGGCAGCGACCGGGTCACACTGGTGGGGCAGGGCGTGCACTTCGAGGGCCCCACCGGCCGGGTAATCTACGAGGAACCGCCGGCCACCGTGGTCACCGGCATCAATGATTTCCTTGCCGGGCTGCACCTGCAGCATTTCGAGCACTGGCTGCTGCGCTGGTTCTACCTGCTGGGCGGCCTGGCCGGCTGCGTCTGCATCGCGACCGGCTTCATCTTTTTCGTCGAGAAGCACAAGCGCCAGCATGCGGGCCAAGGCATTTCAGGTTCGCGCTGGGTCGACGCGCTCGCCGTGACCACCGTCACCGGCATGCTGGTGGCGACGCTCTCGATCCTGGTGGCCAACCGGCTGTTGCCCGCCGACCTGGCGCACCGCGGCGATTGGGAGGAACGCATATTCTGGTTCGCCTGGCTGGCGGCGCTCGCGCATGCGTACTGGCGCACGGCGCCGGTCCTGCAGGCGTGCATCGCGCCGGCCTGGGCCGAGCAGTGCTGGGCCGTGGCCGGCCTCGCCGTGCTGGCGGTGCTGCTGAACTGGATCACCACCGGCGATCATCTGCTGCGGACCATCGGGGAGGGCTACTGGCCGGTGGCGGGATTCGATCTCGCCATGCTGGTCAGTGCGGGTCTCGCAGTGATGGCGGCTCTGCGTCTGCGCCGGCGGGCACGTGCCACCGGGACCGCGGCGGAACAGGGCGACATCGTGTCTGATCGCGAGGACATGCTGCCGGAGGCGGATCATGCCTGA